The Peribacillus simplex genome contains the following window.
TAAACAATTTCTCCTCAAGCATAATGGCGGCATAACTGCGGTGCAAAACAGTAAGTTTTATGTAGATGCATTAGACACACTCGTTTGCTTAAATGTCCTTTATGGATTAGATCTTCAGGATAAAGAACTGGATTTACAGAAATGGCATGAAGAAAACAGGGAAGACTTACATAAGAATTGCATTATAATAGGTAATGATACGTGTGCAGGTAAAATTTTACTGATAAATAACGAAGAGGAA
Protein-coding sequences here:
- a CDS encoding SMI1/KNR4 family protein encodes the protein MVNITGYGKATQKAVNNFEEFVGFEIPADYKQFLLKHNGGITAVQNSKFYVDALDTLVCLNVLYGLDLQDKELDLQKWHEENREDLHKNCIIIGNDTCAGKILLINNEEEKGVYFWDQGWYSDPSGQDENIYKVAESFQSFIEGLKIPEEI